Within the Opitutaceae bacterium TAV5 genome, the region AGGCGCGGGTATGGGACGAGCGGGACGTGCCTGGCGCCTGGTGTCCGCCGCAGACTTGGGAGATGGGTCTCCTGTCTCCGGCGGATTGGGCCGCCCGCTGGATCGGATACACCGGCGGGTGGAATGGCCAGGCACTCTATTTCCGTAGCCGTTTTGCCCTTGGCAAACCCGTCGTTCGCGCCCGCGCCTACATCGCCGGACTGGGCTGCTACGAACTGCGGCTGAATGGCCGCAAAGTCGGCGACCACGTCCTCGACCCCGCATGGACCGATTATTCCAGGCGGGTGCTTTACGTCACCCACGACATCGGCGACCGCCTGCGGCAGGGCGTCAACGTGGTCGGCGTGATCGTCGGCAATGGCTGGCACGGCCAACCCAAGCTCCTGCTGCAAATCGAGATCACCCACCCGGACGGCAGCCGGACGCTCGTCGCCACCGAAGGCGGCCACTCCATGATAAACGGCGAATGGTTTGTCTCCAGCGGCCCGATCACGCGCAACAGCATCTACGATGGCGAGACCTGTGATGCCCGGCTGGAAAAGGACGGCTGGGATTGGCAGGATGTGCGCAGTCCGATGGGCAGCGCCGGACTGCACGACATGTGGCAGACGGCCGTGGAGGTTCCTCCCCCCGGCGGACGACTTGTCGCCCAGGCGCTGGAGCCGATCAAGATCGTCGAGATCCTGCACCCGGAGCGCCTGACTTCACCCTCCCCCGGCGTGCATGTGTTCGACGCCGGGCAGAATCTGGCCGGCTGGGCGGAACTGCGCGCGAAGGGCGAACCGGGCACGTGCGTCACCCTGCGCTTTGCCGAGCACTTGAGCCCGGACGGCACGATAAATCAGGAGAATCTCCAGAAGGCGGCGCAGACGGATGCCTGCATCCTGAAAGGCGGAGAGGCCGGGGAAACATGGGAACCCCGATTCACGTATCATGGTTTCAGATACGTTCAGGTGGAGGGCTTGCCCGGAGAACCCGCGTCGGACACGCTTGCCCTCAAGCGCGTTCGCTCGGCGGTGGAGCCGGCCGGAGCCTTCCGCTGTGGCAACGAACTCCTCAATCGCATCGAACAAATGGTCGTCCGCAGCGAGACCGGGAATCTCCACGGCGTGCCGACTGACTGCCCGCAGCGGGGCGAGCGCCTGGGCTGGCTCAACGACATGACGGTGCGTTCCGAGCAGGCGCTCTACCATTTCCGCCTGCCGCGTTTTTATCGGAAATGGATTGCCGACATCGCAGACACGCAAGACGAGGCGGGGAGGATCACCGACACCGCCCCCTTCAAGTGGGGAAAGCGACCCGCCGATCCCGTGTCGGCCAGCTACCTGCTGGTCGCGTGGCACGTCTGGCTGCACTACGGCGATGACACGATCATTCGTGAGCACCGGGCCGGTTTCGCGCGCTGGGTGAATTATCTCCTCTCCCGCAGCGAGGACGGAATTCTCGCGTACAGCAGTTGGGGGGATTGGGCGCCGCCGGTCGCCTTTGCCATCCCGGGCAGCGTTTCCGACGCCGTCTCTTCGGGCACCCCCGGCCCACTTGTCTCGACCGCGCACCTGCATTGGCAGTTGCGCTTGCTGGCCGACATGGCGCGCGTGCTGGACGATCCGGCAGAAGCGGCCAGGCGCGAGGCGCAGGCGGCTGCGGTGGCGTCTGCCTTCAACCGAAGTTTCTGGGACGAAGCCGCCGGCGGCTACGGCTCCAACAATCAGGCGTGCAACGCGATCGCCCTTCACCTCGGATTGGCGCCTGCCGGCCGTATCCCGCGCACGCTTGCCAGCCTCGTGCGCGCCGTCGAGGCGAACGACGGGCATCTCAGCACGGGCAACCTCGCCACCAAATACCTGCTGGAAGCGCT harbors:
- a CDS encoding alpha-L-rhamnosidase produces the protein MTRHAPPAIEPHCDYVASPLGIDTLSPRLGWRFLEDAPASSRRGRRQSACQIRVASSPERLETPDLWDTGKTPSDHSFGIPYEGPPLTSRQRCHWQARVWDERDVPGAWCPPQTWEMGLLSPADWAARWIGYTGGWNGQALYFRSRFALGKPVVRARAYIAGLGCYELRLNGRKVGDHVLDPAWTDYSRRVLYVTHDIGDRLRQGVNVVGVIVGNGWHGQPKLLLQIEITHPDGSRTLVATEGGHSMINGEWFVSSGPITRNSIYDGETCDARLEKDGWDWQDVRSPMGSAGLHDMWQTAVEVPPPGGRLVAQALEPIKIVEILHPERLTSPSPGVHVFDAGQNLAGWAELRAKGEPGTCVTLRFAEHLSPDGTINQENLQKAAQTDACILKGGEAGETWEPRFTYHGFRYVQVEGLPGEPASDTLALKRVRSAVEPAGAFRCGNELLNRIEQMVVRSETGNLHGVPTDCPQRGERLGWLNDMTVRSEQALYHFRLPRFYRKWIADIADTQDEAGRITDTAPFKWGKRPADPVSASYLLVAWHVWLHYGDDTIIREHRAGFARWVNYLLSRSEDGILAYSSWGDWAPPVAFAIPGSVSDAVSSGTPGPLVSTAHLHWQLRLLADMARVLDDPAEAARREAQAAAVASAFNRSFWDEAAGGYGSNNQACNAIALHLGLAPAGRIPRTLASLVRAVEANDGHLSTGNLATKYLLEALSEHGRTDIAYRIATQTTYPSWGYMLENGATTLWERWEHVTGSRMNSHNHPMLGSVSSWMFKYLAGIRPDPEGPGFRRFVIRPHPVEGLDWAEAEYRALPGTIRSAWRRDSGRLVMQLSVPPNATARVHVPCGEECAITERGIPLAAVDGVRVLPATATGQGETVIETGSGDYELTVG